The Amycolatopsis sp. DG1A-15b genome window below encodes:
- the thiE gene encoding thiamine phosphate synthase: protein MPALSGDKIRARLDAARLYLCTDARTDRGDLAAFADAALAGGVDIIQLRDKTGALEAAGEIAALEVLAEACARHGALLSVNDRADVALAVGADVLHLGQDDIPVPLARRILGDEVVIGRSTHALDQALAAAAEPGVDYFCTGPCWPTPTKPGRPAPGLDLVRATAAWAPDRPWFAIGGIDGPRLGEVLDAGASRIVVVRAITEAEDPEAAARELRARLP from the coding sequence ATGCCCGCCCTCTCCGGTGACAAGATCCGCGCCCGCCTCGACGCGGCGCGCCTGTACCTCTGCACGGATGCCCGCACGGACCGCGGCGACCTGGCCGCCTTCGCCGACGCGGCCCTCGCGGGCGGCGTCGACATCATCCAGCTGCGAGACAAGACCGGCGCCCTGGAGGCCGCCGGCGAGATCGCGGCGCTGGAGGTGCTGGCGGAGGCGTGTGCCCGCCACGGAGCGTTGCTGTCGGTGAACGACCGGGCCGACGTGGCGCTGGCCGTGGGGGCCGACGTGCTGCACCTGGGCCAGGACGACATCCCGGTGCCGCTGGCCCGCCGGATCCTGGGCGACGAGGTGGTGATCGGCCGCTCGACGCACGCGCTCGACCAGGCCCTCGCGGCGGCCGCGGAGCCCGGGGTGGATTACTTCTGCACGGGCCCGTGCTGGCCGACGCCGACGAAGCCGGGCCGCCCGGCGCCGGGCCTGGACCTGGTGCGCGCGACGGCGGCCTGGGCCCCCGACCGGCCGTGGTTCGCGATCGGCGGCATCGACGGGCCGCGGCTCGGCGAGGTCCTCGACGCGGGAGCGTCCCGGATCGTGGTGGTCCGGGCGATCACCGAGGCCGAGGACCCCGAGGCCGCGGCCCGCGAACTGCGCGCCCGCCTCCCCTGA
- a CDS encoding MFS transporter — MNSTEDTGIRWGTGAARGVLATTILGSGMAMLDGTIVNVALPRIGAELNASVAGLQWILDGYMLALAALILVAGSLGDRYGRRRMYLVGVVWFGVASGLCAAATSTEMLVAMRILQGVGGALLTPGSLAILQASFAHDARARAIGAWSGLGGIAAAAGPLLGGFLVQVWSWRLAFLINVPIAVAVVLMARRFVPESRDPDATGHPDFGAAALGAVGLAGITGALVEAPARGVGDPLVLVAGLLGIAGLAAFVAVQHRSAEPLVPPSLFRDRTFTLSNALTFVVYAALGGVMMLLVMQLQVSLGYSPTASGLAGLPLTVIMLLLSGRSGALAQRIGPRTQLVVGPIVVGIGMLLMLRIAPGASYFGAVLPAVVVFGLGLATVVAPVTATVLAAAPDRYAGVASGVNNAIARSGGLLAVAVLPAAAGLTGEAYTDPVALTAGWRTALVICAALAIAGGLIALGIHNGVLAPPAEAKPDDECPHLGECYHCGVEGPPTHIRGGGTPVAGS; from the coding sequence GTGAACTCCACTGAAGACACCGGGATCCGATGGGGGACCGGCGCGGCGCGCGGTGTCCTCGCCACCACGATCCTCGGCTCCGGCATGGCGATGCTCGACGGCACGATCGTCAACGTCGCCCTGCCCCGCATCGGCGCCGAACTCAACGCCTCGGTCGCGGGGCTCCAGTGGATCCTCGACGGTTACATGCTGGCCCTGGCCGCGCTGATCCTCGTCGCCGGCTCGCTCGGCGACCGGTACGGCCGGCGCCGCATGTACCTCGTCGGCGTCGTCTGGTTCGGCGTCGCGTCCGGGCTGTGCGCCGCGGCGACGTCCACCGAGATGCTCGTCGCGATGCGGATCCTGCAGGGCGTCGGCGGCGCCCTCCTGACGCCGGGGTCGCTCGCGATCCTCCAGGCGTCCTTCGCGCACGACGCCCGCGCCCGCGCGATCGGCGCCTGGTCCGGCCTCGGCGGTATCGCGGCCGCCGCCGGGCCGCTGCTCGGCGGCTTCCTCGTGCAGGTCTGGTCGTGGCGGCTGGCGTTCCTGATCAACGTGCCGATCGCGGTCGCGGTGGTGCTCATGGCCCGCCGGTTCGTCCCCGAATCCCGGGACCCGGACGCCACCGGGCACCCGGACTTCGGCGCCGCCGCTCTCGGTGCTGTCGGCCTCGCCGGGATCACCGGCGCGCTGGTGGAGGCGCCCGCCCGCGGCGTCGGCGACCCGCTCGTGCTGGTCGCGGGCCTGCTGGGGATCGCGGGGCTGGCCGCGTTCGTCGCCGTCCAGCACCGCTCGGCGGAGCCGCTCGTGCCGCCGTCGCTGTTCCGCGACCGCACGTTCACCCTCTCGAACGCGCTGACCTTCGTCGTCTACGCCGCCCTCGGCGGCGTGATGATGCTGCTGGTCATGCAGCTGCAGGTCTCGCTCGGCTACTCGCCGACCGCGTCCGGGCTGGCCGGGTTGCCGCTGACGGTGATCATGCTGCTGCTCTCGGGCCGCTCCGGCGCGCTCGCGCAGCGCATCGGCCCGCGGACGCAGCTGGTCGTCGGCCCGATCGTCGTCGGCATCGGGATGCTGCTGATGCTGCGCATCGCGCCCGGCGCGTCCTACTTCGGCGCGGTGCTGCCCGCGGTGGTGGTGTTCGGGCTCGGCCTGGCGACGGTGGTGGCTCCGGTGACCGCGACGGTGCTCGCCGCGGCCCCGGACCGCTACGCCGGTGTCGCGTCCGGCGTCAACAACGCCATCGCCCGCTCGGGCGGCCTGCTGGCGGTGGCGGTGCTGCCGGCGGCGGCCGGGCTGACCGGCGAGGCGTACACCGACCCGGTCGCGCTGACGGCGGGCTGGCGGACGGCGCTGGTCATCTGCGCGGCACTGGCCATCGCCGGCGGCCTGATCGCGCTGGGCATCCACAACGGCGTCCTCGCGCCCCCGGCCGAGGCCAAACCCGACGACGAGTGCCCCCACCTCGGCGAGTGCTACCACTGCGGCGTCGAGGGCCCGCCGACGCACATCCGCGGCGGCGGGACCCCGGTCGCCGGCTCCTGA
- the thiD gene encoding bifunctional hydroxymethylpyrimidine kinase/phosphomethylpyrimidine kinase has translation MTTSPPSALTIAGSDSGGAAGLQADLRTFLTCGVHGLVAVTAVTVQNTLGVHDRADLPPHIVAGQIEAVAADMGVGAAKTGMLASAEIIHAVAAACDNAEIGRDAKIPFVVDPVAASMHGHPLFDEAGLVALRDELLPRATVLTPNLDEVRLLTGMAVKDREGMHTAAVVLHRMGPRYVLVKSGHLQADPECVDLLFDGSTFVELPGQRYPTPHTHGAGDTMASALTAGLAKGMSVVEAARYGKWFVSHAVEHAYPMGAKVGPVSAFWRLAPEER, from the coding sequence ATGACCACGAGCCCTCCCTCCGCGCTCACCATCGCGGGGTCGGACTCCGGCGGCGCCGCCGGGCTGCAGGCGGACCTGCGCACGTTCCTGACCTGCGGCGTGCATGGCCTGGTCGCGGTCACCGCCGTCACCGTGCAGAACACCTTGGGCGTGCACGACCGCGCCGACCTGCCGCCGCACATCGTGGCCGGGCAGATCGAGGCCGTGGCGGCGGACATGGGCGTCGGCGCGGCCAAGACCGGCATGCTGGCCTCGGCGGAGATCATCCACGCCGTCGCGGCGGCGTGCGACAACGCCGAAATCGGGCGCGACGCGAAGATCCCGTTCGTCGTGGACCCGGTCGCGGCGTCGATGCACGGCCACCCGCTGTTCGACGAAGCCGGGCTGGTGGCGCTGCGCGACGAGCTGCTGCCGCGCGCGACCGTGCTGACCCCCAACCTCGACGAGGTCCGGCTGCTCACCGGAATGGCTGTGAAGGACCGCGAGGGCATGCACACCGCGGCCGTCGTGCTGCACCGGATGGGCCCCCGGTACGTCCTGGTCAAGAGCGGGCACCTGCAGGCCGACCCGGAGTGCGTGGACCTGCTGTTCGACGGCTCGACGTTCGTGGAGCTGCCGGGGCAGCGGTACCCGACCCCGCACACGCACGGCGCGGGCGACACGATGGCGTCGGCGCTCACCGCGGGCCTGGCCAAGGGGATGTCCGTGGTCGAGGCCGCGCGCTACGGCAAGTGGTTCGTCTCGCACGCGGTCGAGCACGCCTACCCGATGGGCGCCAAGGTCGGCCCGGTTTCGGCCTTCTGGCGGCTGGCGCCCGAGGAGCGCTGA
- a CDS encoding thiazole synthase, whose translation MDEAPLVIGTCKLTSRLIIGTGGAANLAVLERALVASGTELTTVAMRRADAEGGSGVLELLNRLGIELLPNTAGCRTAAEAVLTAQLAREALETDLIKLEVHADDRTLLPDPFETLDAAERLAADGFTVFAYTNDDPVLALRLEEAGCAAVMPLGAPIGTGLGIRNPHNIELIVSRAGVPVILDAGIGTASDATLAMELGCDAVLLSTAVTRAADPERMAAAMRAGVVAGRLAREAGRVPQRFWAQASSPPR comes from the coding sequence ATGGACGAAGCACCACTGGTCATCGGCACCTGCAAGCTGACGTCCCGGCTGATCATCGGCACCGGCGGCGCGGCCAACCTCGCCGTGCTGGAACGCGCGCTGGTCGCGTCCGGCACCGAGCTGACCACCGTCGCCATGCGCCGCGCCGACGCCGAGGGCGGCTCCGGCGTCCTCGAACTCCTCAACAGGCTCGGCATCGAACTGCTGCCGAACACGGCGGGCTGCCGGACGGCCGCCGAAGCCGTGCTCACCGCGCAGCTCGCGCGGGAGGCGCTGGAAACCGACCTGATCAAGCTCGAGGTGCACGCCGACGACCGGACGCTGCTGCCGGACCCGTTCGAAACGCTCGACGCCGCCGAACGGCTGGCCGCCGACGGGTTCACCGTGTTCGCCTACACGAACGACGACCCGGTGCTCGCGCTGCGCCTGGAGGAAGCCGGCTGCGCCGCGGTGATGCCGCTGGGCGCGCCGATCGGCACCGGTCTCGGCATCCGCAATCCGCACAACATCGAGCTGATCGTTTCGCGGGCGGGCGTTCCGGTGATCCTGGACGCCGGAATCGGCACGGCCTCGGACGCGACGCTGGCGATGGAGCTCGGCTGCGACGCGGTCCTGCTGTCCACCGCGGTCACCCGGGCGGCCGATCCCGAGCGGATGGCCGCGGCGATGCGCGCGGGTGTCGTGGCCGGGCGGCTGGCCCGCGAGGCCGGGCGCGTGCCGCAGCGCTTCTGGGCGCAGGCGTCGAGCCCGCCCCGGTGA
- a CDS encoding threonine/serine dehydratase has protein sequence MELVTISDIEAAAKRVEDVAVRTPLLLQTWDPRKTLWLKPESLQPVGAFKVRGAFNAIAALDDAARARGVIAYSSGNHAQAVAYAAQRYGVPAVIVVPDVAPRIKVEATRSYGAEVIEVPIGEHEGKARELAVERGLTLVPPFDHAAIIAGQGTAGLEIAEDLPDVEVVLVPISGGGLAAGVGTAIKARCPQAKVIGVEPALAADVADSLQRGELVRWPQADRARTIADGLRSQPSELTFAHLREVVDRMVTVTEDEIREAVRVLARKARLVAEPSGAVTTAAYLFHAEELPAGKTVALVSGGNADPALFAEILAG, from the coding sequence ATGGAACTGGTGACGATCTCTGACATCGAGGCCGCCGCGAAGCGCGTCGAAGATGTCGCCGTACGCACACCCCTGCTGCTCCAGACCTGGGATCCCCGCAAGACCCTGTGGCTCAAACCCGAAAGCCTGCAACCGGTCGGCGCCTTCAAGGTGCGCGGCGCGTTCAACGCCATCGCAGCCCTCGACGACGCGGCCCGCGCCCGCGGGGTCATCGCGTACTCCAGCGGCAACCACGCGCAGGCAGTCGCGTACGCGGCGCAGCGGTACGGCGTGCCCGCGGTGATCGTCGTGCCGGACGTCGCGCCGCGGATCAAGGTCGAGGCCACCCGTTCGTACGGCGCCGAGGTCATCGAGGTCCCGATCGGCGAGCACGAGGGGAAAGCGCGTGAACTGGCCGTCGAACGCGGGCTGACCCTGGTCCCGCCGTTCGACCACGCGGCCATCATCGCCGGTCAGGGCACGGCGGGGCTGGAGATCGCCGAGGATCTCCCGGACGTCGAGGTCGTGCTCGTCCCGATCAGCGGCGGCGGGCTGGCGGCCGGGGTCGGCACCGCGATCAAGGCCCGCTGCCCGCAGGCGAAGGTGATCGGGGTCGAGCCGGCGCTGGCCGCGGACGTCGCCGACAGCCTCCAGCGGGGCGAACTGGTCCGGTGGCCGCAGGCCGACCGCGCCCGCACGATCGCCGACGGCCTGCGCTCGCAACCGTCGGAACTGACCTTCGCCCATTTGCGCGAGGTCGTCGACCGGATGGTCACGGTCACCGAGGACGAGATCCGCGAGGCCGTCCGCGTCCTCGCCCGCAAGGCCCGGCTGGTGGCCGAGCCGAGCGGCGCGGTGACGACGGCGGCGTACCTGTTCCACGCCGAAGAGCTGCCGGCCGGCAAGACGGTCGCGCTGGTCTCGGGCGGCAACGCCGACCCGGCGCTGTTCGCCGAGATCCTCGCGGGCTGA
- a CDS encoding GntR family transcriptional regulator encodes MLETTTTGEAGAVAGMRGQREPKYWALKQHLLDLLDVLPPGSPIPTERALAGEFTVSRTTVRQALADLTAEGRLHRVQGKGTFAAEPKLAQRLQLSSYTEDMRKQGLKPSSKLLEVEEMPVEGDLAKLLGIRTGAKILRLRRLRLADSQPMALETTHLPLGRFRGLRKHVSAGGSLYAVLREHYGVELERAEETIETSLAGPQEAEMLGADVGMPVLMLTRHSFATDGKPVEFARSVYRGDRYKFVTTLLP; translated from the coding sequence ATGTTGGAGACCACCACCACGGGCGAGGCGGGCGCCGTCGCCGGGATGCGCGGGCAGCGCGAGCCCAAGTACTGGGCGCTGAAACAGCACCTGCTCGACCTCCTGGACGTGCTGCCGCCGGGGTCGCCGATCCCGACCGAACGCGCGCTCGCCGGGGAGTTCACGGTCTCCCGCACCACCGTGCGCCAGGCGCTCGCCGACCTCACCGCCGAGGGCCGCCTGCACCGTGTGCAGGGCAAAGGCACCTTCGCGGCCGAGCCGAAGCTCGCCCAGCGGCTGCAGCTGTCCTCCTACACCGAGGACATGCGCAAGCAGGGCCTGAAGCCGTCGTCGAAGCTGCTGGAAGTCGAAGAAATGCCGGTCGAGGGCGACCTCGCGAAGCTGCTCGGAATCCGGACCGGCGCGAAAATCCTCCGCCTTCGACGACTTCGACTGGCGGACTCGCAGCCGATGGCGCTGGAGACGACGCACCTTCCCCTCGGCCGTTTCCGCGGGCTGCGCAAGCACGTCTCGGCCGGCGGTTCGTTGTACGCCGTTCTACGCGAGCACTACGGCGTCGAACTCGAACGCGCGGAAGAAACGATCGAGACGTCGCTGGCGGGACCGCAGGAAGCGGAGATGCTCGGCGCGGACGTCGGCATGCCGGTGCTGATGCTGACCCGCCACTCGTTCGCCACGGACGGCAAGCCGGTCGAGTTCGCCCGCTCGGTCTACCGCGGCGACCGCTACAAGTTCGTGACGACGCTGCTGCCGTGA
- a CDS encoding SIS domain-containing protein — protein MMTEQRPGAHMAAEIAQQPDVLAGLVRRQAEIAEVAEKISQRPPRFALLAARGSSDHAALYAKYLIEVLLGLPAGLVSPSTATLYGARPDLRDVLFVTVSQSGGSPDLIEVTETARRQGALTVSVTNTPDSPLRAASELGVDIGAGVEKAVAATKTYSATLMALYLLIDAVRGGKAADAEKIGELAQQTLDGAEEGVRRAVDRYRFVDRVLTTGRGYSYASALEGSLKLAETSYLAARAYSGADLLHGPVAAVDGETAVLAVTSAGHGGRAMHEVLEAVSKRGADVLAVGSAAAEVPAALRIDVAPTVEELAPILEILPIQRIALGLSLARGGDPDSPRGLLKVTKTR, from the coding sequence ATGATGACCGAACAACGGCCCGGCGCGCACATGGCCGCGGAGATCGCCCAGCAGCCGGACGTCTTGGCGGGACTGGTGCGGCGTCAGGCGGAAATCGCCGAAGTGGCGGAAAAGATCTCACAACGCCCGCCGCGGTTCGCGTTGCTCGCCGCGCGTGGATCGAGCGACCACGCAGCGTTGTACGCGAAGTACCTGATCGAGGTACTGCTCGGCCTCCCGGCCGGTCTGGTTTCCCCCTCGACGGCGACGCTGTACGGCGCGCGGCCCGATCTCCGGGACGTGCTGTTCGTCACGGTCAGCCAGAGCGGCGGCTCGCCCGACCTGATCGAGGTCACCGAAACGGCGCGCCGCCAGGGCGCGCTGACGGTCTCCGTCACCAACACGCCGGACTCGCCGCTGCGGGCGGCGTCCGAGCTCGGCGTCGACATCGGCGCGGGCGTCGAGAAGGCCGTCGCGGCCACCAAGACGTACTCCGCGACGCTGATGGCGCTGTACCTGCTGATCGACGCGGTGCGCGGCGGCAAGGCGGCCGACGCCGAGAAGATCGGCGAGCTGGCGCAGCAGACCCTCGACGGCGCCGAGGAGGGGGTGCGGCGCGCGGTCGACCGGTACCGCTTCGTCGACCGGGTCCTCACCACCGGCCGCGGCTACTCCTACGCGAGCGCGCTCGAGGGTTCGCTCAAGCTCGCCGAGACCAGCTACCTCGCCGCCCGCGCGTACAGCGGCGCGGACCTGCTGCACGGCCCGGTCGCGGCGGTCGACGGCGAGACCGCCGTGCTCGCGGTGACCAGCGCCGGGCACGGCGGCCGGGCGATGCACGAGGTCCTCGAGGCCGTCAGCAAGCGCGGTGCGGACGTCCTCGCGGTCGGTTCGGCCGCCGCCGAGGTGCCCGCGGCGCTGCGCATCGACGTCGCCCCGACGGTCGAGGAGCTGGCGCCGATCCTGGAGATCCTGCCGATCCAGCGGATCGCGCTCGGCCTGTCGCTGGCCCGCGGCGGCGACCCGGACAGCCCGCGCGGCCTGCTGAAGGTGACCAAGACCCGGTGA
- the thiS gene encoding sulfur carrier protein ThiS produces MEIKLNGEWTAFPDDATVADVLDASGGQRPGIAVAVDGVVVRRADWAATAVPKGAVLDVLTAVQGG; encoded by the coding sequence ATGGAGATCAAGCTGAACGGCGAGTGGACGGCGTTCCCGGACGACGCGACCGTCGCCGACGTCCTCGACGCCTCCGGCGGACAGCGGCCCGGCATCGCCGTCGCGGTCGACGGCGTCGTCGTCCGCCGCGCCGACTGGGCGGCCACCGCCGTGCCCAAGGGAGCGGTCCTCGACGTGCTCACCGCGGTCCAGGGAGGCTGA
- the thiO gene encoding glycine oxidase ThiO, producing MTNLAVVGGGVIGLSAAWRAAAKGHQVTLYDPEPVRGGASWLAGGMLAPVTEAWPGEEDVLRLGEESLRRWPDFARDLGKEGADPGLAGHGTLVVAFDSADAGHLDILAGHLHSLGRAAERLTGREVKRLEPGAGSVRSGLHVPGDLAVDNRKLLEALYAACVNHQVRFVRERVEELPDAEAVVLAAGAWTGRLHPALADAVRPLKGEILRLRPRRGCLPPPTHTVRAVVEGRPIYLVPRGDQELVLGATQYEAGFDQAVTARGVRELLEGAERVFPAITEYELTETAAGLRAGSRDALPYLGVLDGSVFAATGHHRNGLLMAPVTADAVVAWLEGEKPPEGTEAASPARLHQKEHV from the coding sequence ATGACGAACCTGGCAGTGGTGGGCGGCGGCGTGATCGGCCTGTCCGCCGCGTGGCGCGCCGCCGCGAAAGGCCACCAAGTCACCCTCTACGACCCCGAACCCGTCCGCGGTGGGGCGTCCTGGCTGGCCGGCGGCATGCTCGCCCCGGTCACCGAGGCGTGGCCGGGCGAGGAGGACGTCCTCCGCCTCGGCGAAGAGTCGCTCAGACGGTGGCCGGATTTCGCGCGTGACCTCGGTAAAGAGGGCGCCGACCCGGGGCTGGCCGGGCACGGGACGCTCGTCGTCGCCTTCGACAGCGCCGACGCCGGCCACCTGGACATCCTGGCCGGCCACCTGCACTCGCTCGGCCGCGCGGCCGAGCGGCTCACCGGGCGGGAGGTCAAGCGGCTCGAACCCGGTGCCGGATCCGTCCGAAGTGGACTCCACGTGCCCGGTGACCTGGCCGTGGACAACCGGAAACTGCTCGAGGCGCTGTACGCGGCCTGCGTCAACCACCAGGTCCGGTTCGTCCGCGAGCGCGTCGAGGAACTCCCGGACGCCGAAGCCGTCGTGCTCGCCGCGGGTGCCTGGACCGGGCGGCTGCACCCGGCGCTCGCCGACGCCGTCCGCCCGCTCAAGGGCGAAATCCTCCGGCTCAGGCCCCGCCGCGGCTGCTTGCCACCGCCCACGCACACCGTCCGCGCCGTCGTCGAAGGCCGGCCGATCTACCTCGTCCCGCGCGGCGACCAGGAGCTGGTCCTCGGCGCCACCCAGTACGAGGCCGGTTTCGACCAGGCCGTCACCGCTCGCGGCGTGCGCGAGCTGCTCGAAGGCGCCGAACGCGTCTTCCCCGCGATCACCGAGTACGAGCTGACCGAGACCGCCGCCGGCCTGCGGGCCGGCAGCCGGGACGCGCTGCCGTACCTCGGCGTCTTGGACGGCAGTGTTTTTGCCGCGACCGGGCACCACCGCAACGGCCTGCTGATGGCCCCGGTGACCGCGGACGCCGTGGTCGCCTGGCTCGAGGGGGAGAAGCCGCCGGAAGGCACCGAAGCGGCGTCCCCCGCCCGCCTGCACCAGAAGGAGCACGTGTGA
- a CDS encoding phosphatidylinositol-specific phospholipase C domain-containing protein, whose amino-acid sequence MKLFSVVLLTAALTLSGATAASADSPKLSHVTTVGVHNTYDPAAYDYLARALDAGSSLIELDVWPDFFTHEWKVSHSNPLGNQNNCVAATSASQLYSGGKNKNLEYCLDDIRIWLAAHPGHTPITLKLEMKTGFSDNTGLGPDELDATFRAHLGSVAFRPAELLGGYATLDDAAKADNWPSVDALRGRVITEIIPGTVEEGNPTDTLKTDVEYARYLAGLKNAGKLGDANIFPTVHGAAGGDPRDKYTADLKPWFVVFDGDANAWVTQTGPWWYDANHYYVVMTDAQNVAPAIDGHNPTVDQANQRVADLAKQHASVVTADWTGLTTVLPQVLARG is encoded by the coding sequence ATGAAGCTCTTCTCGGTGGTCCTCCTCACGGCCGCTCTCACGCTCTCCGGAGCGACCGCCGCCAGTGCGGACAGTCCCAAGCTCTCTCACGTCACGACGGTCGGTGTGCACAACACCTACGACCCTGCGGCCTACGACTACCTCGCCCGGGCCCTCGACGCCGGGTCGTCGCTGATCGAGCTCGACGTCTGGCCGGACTTCTTCACCCACGAATGGAAGGTCAGCCACTCGAACCCGTTGGGGAACCAGAACAACTGCGTCGCCGCGACTTCGGCGTCGCAGCTGTACTCCGGCGGCAAGAACAAGAACCTGGAGTACTGCCTCGACGACATCCGGATCTGGCTGGCCGCGCACCCCGGGCACACGCCGATCACGCTCAAGCTCGAGATGAAGACCGGCTTCTCGGACAACACCGGCCTGGGCCCGGACGAGCTGGACGCCACGTTCCGGGCGCACCTCGGCAGCGTCGCGTTCCGCCCGGCCGAGCTGCTCGGTGGTTACGCGACGCTCGACGACGCGGCCAAGGCGGACAACTGGCCGTCCGTGGACGCGTTGCGGGGCCGGGTGATCACCGAGATCATCCCGGGCACGGTCGAGGAGGGGAACCCGACCGACACGCTGAAGACCGACGTCGAGTACGCGCGCTACCTGGCCGGCCTGAAGAACGCGGGCAAGCTCGGCGACGCGAACATCTTCCCGACCGTGCACGGCGCGGCCGGCGGTGACCCGCGGGACAAGTACACCGCCGACCTCAAGCCGTGGTTCGTGGTCTTCGACGGGGACGCGAACGCGTGGGTGACCCAGACCGGGCCGTGGTGGTACGACGCCAACCACTACTACGTCGTGATGACCGACGCGCAGAACGTCGCGCCGGCCATCGACGGCCACAACCCGACGGTCGACCAGGCCAACCAGCGCGTCGCCGACCTGGCGAAGCAGCACGCGTCGGTGGTCACCGCGGACTGGACCGGGCTCACGACGGTGCTGCCGCAGGTGCTCGCGCGCGGTTAG
- a CDS encoding ion transporter, with amino-acid sequence MTGRDRVAKVLEDRRFQNFIIAVIVFNAVTLGMETSTSLMDGYGSLLHALDHLALGIFVAELLAKFYAYRGSFFRDNWNVFDLLVVGIAVIPATGPFAVLRSLRVLRVLRLISVVPSMRKVVSGLLAAIPGMASIAALLALIIFVAGVMATKLFGTIDPGDFGDLGTSLFTLFQVMTGEAWPDIAKTIMEQAPMAWIFFVVYILVSSFAVLNLFIAVVVSGMEDELRQDIREEEAKQAETQAAANQEILDELRALRAELAELRQKAA; translated from the coding sequence TTGACCGGGCGCGATCGGGTGGCGAAGGTCCTGGAGGACCGCCGCTTCCAGAACTTCATCATCGCGGTGATCGTCTTCAACGCGGTCACCCTCGGCATGGAGACGTCCACGTCGCTGATGGACGGCTACGGTTCCCTGCTGCACGCCCTCGACCACCTCGCGCTGGGCATTTTCGTCGCCGAGCTGCTGGCCAAGTTCTACGCCTACCGCGGCAGCTTCTTCCGCGACAACTGGAACGTCTTCGACCTGCTGGTGGTCGGCATCGCGGTGATCCCGGCGACCGGGCCGTTCGCGGTGCTGCGGTCGTTGCGCGTGTTGCGCGTCCTGCGGCTGATCTCCGTCGTGCCGTCGATGCGGAAGGTCGTCTCCGGCCTGCTCGCCGCGATCCCCGGGATGGCGTCGATCGCGGCACTGCTCGCGCTGATCATCTTCGTGGCGGGGGTGATGGCGACGAAGCTGTTCGGCACCATCGACCCCGGCGACTTCGGCGACCTCGGCACGTCCCTGTTCACCCTGTTCCAGGTGATGACCGGCGAGGCGTGGCCGGACATCGCGAAGACCATCATGGAACAGGCGCCGATGGCCTGGATCTTCTTCGTCGTCTACATCCTGGTGTCCAGCTTCGCGGTGCTGAACCTCTTCATCGCCGTCGTGGTCAGCGGCATGGAGGACGAGCTGCGCCAGGACATCCGCGAGGAAGAGGCGAAGCAGGCCGAAACGCAGGCCGCGGCCAACCAGGAGATCCTCGACGAGCTCCGCGCCCTGCGCGCGGAACTGGCCGAGCTGCGGCAGAAAGCCGCTTAG
- a CDS encoding MarR family transcriptional regulator yields the protein MTSTSVQDVSGRLYLAVGRLSRSLRQAGVPGPGHGALSALATLVHAGQLRLGDLAAKEGVAAATMSRIIASLVEAGYVSRESDPVDRRAWLAKATEEGERLVSGVRSTRVQELNRRLDRLSPEHREALTAAIPALEALIADD from the coding sequence GTGACGAGCACATCGGTCCAGGACGTCTCGGGCAGGTTGTACCTCGCGGTGGGCAGGTTGTCCCGGTCACTGCGGCAGGCGGGTGTCCCGGGGCCGGGCCACGGCGCCCTCTCGGCGCTGGCGACGCTGGTGCACGCGGGCCAGCTGCGGCTCGGCGACCTCGCGGCCAAGGAGGGCGTGGCCGCGGCGACGATGTCGCGGATCATCGCGTCCCTGGTCGAGGCGGGGTACGTCAGCCGCGAGTCCGACCCGGTCGACCGCCGGGCCTGGCTGGCGAAGGCGACCGAAGAGGGCGAGCGGCTCGTGTCCGGCGTCCGGTCGACGCGGGTGCAGGAGCTGAACCGCCGCCTCGACCGGCTCTCGCCCGAGCACCGCGAGGCCCTGACGGCGGCGATCCCGGCGCTCGAGGCCCTGATCGCGGACGACTAG